The window ACGCTCTATCTTCTACTCTCTTCTCAATTAGTTGGTCAAATATCTCATGCAACCTTAAATATGCTGGCTTAATATGACGTTTCACTCCTTGTAAATCAAGCCACCGTATAATCGGGAAATAATCAGACAAGTTAGGTTTCACTGAATCCTCCATGATTGTCCCAACCAAATCCTTAAACTCTTGAGCCGTCTCGAATTCCGGGTCAACCAAATCAATAGAGAAAATAGTGTTCGACATTAAATTCAACGTCGTCGCGAAAGCAACGTGTCCTACGTCAACAGCTGCACCGCTTTGACACTGCTTTCTCATATGATTCACTAGTTGTGCAACCTTCTCGTGACGTATTTCTTGCAGAGAATCGAGTCTTTGGTTAGTGAACATTTGTGTGCTACATATTCTTCTTCTGTTTCTCCACTTGTCGCCTGTGACCCAAGCTAAGGTGGCTTCTGGATTTGGTTGTGCGGTTATAACATCGGGAACAGTGCGTGCTGATAATGTTTTGTCGTGTTTTTGGAGGATTTCTTTGGCTGTTTCAGGTGAGGAGGCTACTATGGTAATGACTGAACCGAGTTTTAGAGTCATGAGAGGGCCATGGATTTTGGCTAGGTTGGCTAGTGAATGATTAGGTTTTGAACCTAGCTCTAGTAGTGAACCGATTATGGGGAAACCAGTAGGACCAGGGGGTAGCTTTCTGGATTTAGAATGGAGATATGTTTTAAAGAAGAACCAGCAAAAAAGGGAGATGCACAAGAGAAGGATAGTATGAAGTtccattttttctctcttcttttctagTGAATTGATACAAATTAGAGAGCCAGATGTACTTATGTAGAGTTTAAATTAAAGAGGCTCCATATACACTTCTCTTTCCTACATTGGCACGTAATAACTAGGTGGTGAAAGTTAAAGAAATGACGCACATAATTTATtatgatactcatattaattaatgcaTATTTTTAATGGATTTGAGAAAGTGATTTGAAATAAGTAATTAATAAGATTGgtataacagaaaaaaaaaattatcttcttTTGATATactaaaagtgacaagtaaaaataaaaatttatttttagaataccAGATGTGAAATGAACGGAGGAAGTAGTTAGATAATGCAGTCCCATGCGCTACAAAATTTTCTATCGAAGGCGAGGAAATGTTAGCGTAAATTGTCAACTTCATTATAGGTAAGACGCTGAAGAGCTTCCGTATGTGTTCTTCGCTTTTCTTTTCTAGTGCTGGAGTCAATTTCCTCAATTCATTGTGTGTAATCACAAAGCCCGGACGCTTTTGTacattgtttacccttaaaattggataataattaaacttataatgtgaaTTTAAGGAAACATGATTTCACTTAATAACGATTGATAAATATGAAAATTAATGATAGAATTATACAATAAAGCCAATCAAACCAGTGAATAGAACTCAACCCTTGAGTTAGAGTATCCTCGAGCTGGTTGATGCAAGGACAATAAAAATACGATAAGCTGAAGAACAAGAGTGTGAGCgagaaagaaaattatattgcTTTTGTATCAGTCGTGCCTCTATAAATGGTTAGAactctcctttatatagtagaggaattctataTATGGTACAATCTTAATTACAGAACGAAATCTCATGATTAACTAAACAACCGTTCTTGATtcgatccgttccgagatttccgccatgatcttcgaccagtcGCGGATATCTCGCTTTTCCGTTATTACGCTATCTTCGGAATTGCTCGATGCATGTCTTGTTTGGTCTCGATTGCtgtctgcctcgatcttggcaggTGTCTCGAATCCCGAGCTCGGTACCTTGTCTTCGTGCCTTGACCCAATCCACTTCGGGGTTGACCTTCGATGCAACTTCTTGGTCTCGGTCAGCATAGAAAAAATCCTAAACCGTATACATACatgaattttattatatttaatatCCTATTAATAGGTGAAGTCGTGGGTAGAAGAGCTGTATATTAAAGAAATCACTTGGGACAAGGTAATTGCCCATATGCAAGaatgacatcttgatttattaACTAGCTTTTCTTTAGTAAAAGAAATAATATTTCGTTCTTTGCTCACTGCATGACTACAAATCAAAGAGAAAAAAGTATTTTAGTTTTGATCATCATAGGCCTGGAACAGGGTTAAACACTTCTTGTTGATAAGTTGTCGTATTTTTAAAGCTGTGGCCGGAGTTGGAAGATCTCAAATTGAAGTCTTGAAACGTAGTAAAAGTCTTGGAAATTGTTAGACattgttaggatcgggaatccgggtagtgcgaaatttagccaaacaacggtataatgacaataacaaagacaatgaaagttgataacaacgacaattaaagtagataaagaagacacaaatttaacgtggttcggtcaaaatgacttacgtccacaagcggagaggagcaatttactataacaataagagtacaaaagagagtacaaaattagagtaaacactctaattaatcccaaataccctaagagaataatctcacaagatcactccaaagaaagggttcacacaagtgcttctcaacacttaactctcatacaaaacactcttaataaaggaagtaaggaagaaacaagaattgaagacaagtcttgttggtgtatctaaaatgaactaatggccttcccttttataggcaaaaaaactttgacctcttaggtgtaaaagaagagatacaacttgtgcaaatgatgtccaacacacaatgcaatatttttgggtcccaaagaatattgtcaacaaagtctacactttgcaaagatgcttatgcttatgtgagatggactccatttgacaaaataatggccatattacaaatctccaccttggcctaattttggatgatatagtaaatttgctccaccttctccgcaaaagccccaatgggcatatgtcaaaatttaatgccatcaaaatcagacaaattgtctgataccgaaactgtagtagggcctataacagtggatcccaataaagtatacaacgaaccagatctgtgtgctttcatgatcaaacgagcaccttgaaaaattttcagaactccaccttcaccagtgaatttgcacccaagggattctaaagtgcctagagagatgagatttttcttcaactcaggaacatatctaacatcggtgagagttctcaccacatcaTCGTGCATTCTGACCCGAATTGTACCTTTGCCAATAACGTTATAAGTAACATTGTTACCTAATTGAACAACTCCACCtgcaactgaatcatatgtagaaaataagtccctgctaggacacatatgatatgaataaccggaatctaaaattcactcattgtctaatctgaaactagtttcagttgctaaaaatatagttccctcaatctcatcagttgctacactagcttcggcggtgtcagtatttttgtgctcattttttctttctttgtgcttttctttattttttagtttatagcattcagagatattgtgacctttcttatgacaatagcgacactctaaattattgtatctggaattggagtcggatttgcccctaacaaacaagccaacttccgcttgagttccactagcttccccagtaatatcactatctatctgttcttttgattttaagatagatttaatatccttataagagatattatcctttgcataaagtatagtatctcttatatgcttaaaagatgggggtagagaacaaagcagtaacacggcttgatcctcatctttaatttcagcatctatattactcaaatccataagaatggaatcaaaggtgtcatgatgagagagaatagaggtatcttcacccatacgaattgtataaagcttctgcaggtaaagtctattttctaccgtcctcttcatatataaggttttcaatttttctcACATGCCTTTAGCTGTGAtttctacagaaacttcacgtaaaacctcatttgagagatttaaaatgatacctgcttttgcctttttgtctatgatggcaaactcatcatccgtcattttatccggcttcttctcCTTTCATTGCTacgccaagtctaagccatcctgaattaggatagcttccatctttaattgccacattccgaagtttgcacttcggtcaaatttctcaacataggtctttattagagtcattttggctattgaaactaacctggttagatccggctctgataccaatatgtTAGGATCAGGAACCCGGGTAGTgcaaaatttagccaaacaacggtataatgacaataacaaagacaatgaaagttgataacaatgacaattaaagtagataaagaagacacaaatttaacgtggttcggtcaaagtgacctacgtccacaagcggagaggagcaatttactataacaataagagtacaaaagagaatacaaaattagagtaaacactctaattaatcccaaataccctaagagaatagcctcacaagatcactccaaagaaagggttcacacaagtgcttcccaacacttaactctcatacaaaacactcttaataaaagaagaaaggaagaaacaagaattgaaaacaagtcttgttggtgtgtctaaaatgaactaatggccttcccttttataggcaaaaaagtcttgacctcttaggtgtaaaagaagagatacaacttgtgcaaatgatgtccaacacacaatgcaatatttttgggtcccaaagaatattaccaacaaagtctacactttgcaaaaatagttatgcttatgtgagatggactccatttgaCAAAATAATGACCATATTACAGACATGAATAAGTTCAATAATCCCTTACGAAAGTTCAAGGGAAGTTTGGAATGTTTAGTACCTAAATATGTTTTGTCGTTTTCCTATAATTTGAAATGATGATGCTGATATGACTAGTGTTtttgtaaaagaaaatgaaatttgaGTCTAATTCTAAATTCAAAAGTTATCCTATGAGTTGAGGATTGCGCCAAAGACAGTACAAGAAAATAACTATAAAACCGCTCGACGAAAGTGGTCCCCCGTAAGCTTAACTCAATATTCAAAATTAGCTTATGAGGTAAATTTgctcaaaataaaataagagacaATAATTTATACCTTTAACCAATTTGGGGCATCATAACAATTTTGGAGAATTCCAATTCAATGGGCTGTAGGAATACTGCAATTGTCAATAATGGCTGATTCTTTTCTTCTGCGGCAGCCCCTAGCTGTTTCTAATGCTCAGTATAAGGGCGTATTGGTTGTTTGTTTTCTCCATGATGTCCTGGGTTATTTCACGGGTTGCCTTAAAATTTTAGTTggatgttattatttttttatacaaTAAGATGAGGTACTATAATCTAAGTGAATGATGCGCGAATAATGTTCGACTatttacaaacaaacaaattTAGATCTGTCTTCTTAATATGATCAACCAGAACACTCTGATATGCACACATATTGTTAGGGGTGTCAATTTGAGCCCGGGACTCATTAAATCCGCCCAATCCGCTCAAGGTTGGGTCGTTCATTGACCCGCCCATTGTTCAATTCAGTCCATCTTGATCCGATTCATCTCAACTCATCTAAAGTTGGGTTATTTTTTGTCCAAATTGATTCATGAGCAATATTCTAAAATTTCTTCAAActaattcttttttatttgatatattatatacgaccataacaaaagaaagaaaaatttatttgataattaaataattCATAAGAAAACAACACACGTCAATTAAAGCTTGGTAAGAGTTGAACAGGTTAGGCTATAACCCAAATTTTAGTCCATCTTGACTCAGTTCATCTAAGCCTAAGCAACTTTTGCATGGATCATTGATCCGCTCATTTATTGACTCACCCAAAATCAGTCCAACTCGCTCATTTTGACACTCCTACATATTGTTTATAATAAACAATGTATAATTACTTCAGTTGCATATGATGATGtccaataatattttattatttggattggcttttaaactagtcaaatcagcttttaagttaattttagtttttttcagtGTTTGGCAAAGCTATAAAGTGCTTAAAATAAGTTGGAGTTGGGCAACTCCAACTTATTATTTTTTGGCTTAAAAACTATTTATGGTGAAAACTCACTTTTTTAAggtagaaattcaaaaatagccaaatttacaggtgataattgaaaaatagccatagtttcaaaagtaatcgaaatttagccatttttcatgtaaagataaatttgaacgaaaatactattcaaaatccgaaaaatattccagtatattatactggagttccagtataatataccggtccagcataatatgctgaaagttcatacacaatccaatctccagtatattatgctggaactttctgcgAACATGTGCATCAAtctccggtatattatgctggaccggtccatgttacagcaaaataataactattttttaataactttgcaaatattggctatttttaaattatcAGTCCAAAAATTGATTAACCCGTACTATTTTTACCTTTGTTAAGGCAATCTAAACGTGCTGATAGTAGTAGTCTGCTATGCTAGTTAGTTTGGCCCAACCACTTTGGTGTACTCAACTTACATAAATGTTCTATTGATTAATAATTATGAGTTTCACCGTAAATGTTACCGCCAAACAAAATTGCCCATGAGTTTGGAGAAAAATGTTTACACTACTGCACTAGTACTTGGTTTGAAATTTTACCTTCTATAGCAAAGGTTTACactatatttattataaataaaaaatcttttaaaatattattttctatagctatcttttatttttttatagcaaaatatgtatGTATGGTATACATTATCGTTAAGGCATTAAATACGCTAtctaatatttttctctctcattctttcagttAGTCTTCCCAAAATCACCGCATAGTATATCTAATTTCTCTCTCCACGGTCTCTCTCTCACAGCAAGTTTGTCTTCCACATTGTTGAACCACGATTCTCCCCATTGTCTTCCCCAAGCTTTATAGTTCTCTCACAGCGTCATTGTCTCTctcaatttttaacttttttttctccaaaatatTGTGGTAAGTATTAAAGTTTTTAGGTTTTTAGCCAGTTaaagcttcttcttttttctcttcaataattattttttaaatattcacCATTGTTAGGTTTTCTGAAGAATATTTGAAATTTCCTCTTCAATGGTTGATTCAACAACTGCGAAGAGGGTTACCCGAGGTATACCCACTAAAGCACTCAATTTCGAAGGACCATCTTTCGATTTGCAAATCACTCAAGAGGAACCTGTATTTGCAGGTTCATCAGCAACCATTGAAGCCGAAAGGAGAACAAAAATACGCAATGACCCTATGAAACTAGGTTAATAtgagaaattttcgaaaaaatcaACACTTCATGAtgtggaaaaaagaagaaaacttaTGAATGATGCTTCTGGGAGCAAGGGAAAAGAGGTCGCTAAAGGAAGTAGCTCGAAAATACAGAACGACAAGGTAATTGTAGATGTATTTGTATGTATTCGAGTCCGCATACATTGATTTTAATTTGTACAGTGGTTTTATCTtcttgtatttagatgtatttatatgtattcgatAAGGCATACActgatttttattttgtacaataattttttactgttgtatttagatgtatttatatgtatttgagtTCATACAACAATAATTTTTAAATACATTGTTAGTTCTatcattttgatgttattcatcAATTAGTTATGCATTCAATCTAACTATATTCATCTGTATTTTCAACCTAACTGTATCCATATGTATTTAAAACAACAGTTATTATCATAACTCACAGTTTTTGTTGTAATTATCAGTGTACTATGTTGTATTCACGAATGAGTTATGTATTCAACCTAATTGTATTCGTCTGTATTTTCAACcatatattttatctttttagttattttttgtATGCACGAAATAAAAATTTTTGTTAAACACCCGCCTATTTTATTGCCGTATATCAATTCTTATACTAACACCGACATAATCTCTGACCTCAAAGAAGAGCTTTTATAAATGGATTGTATTTAACTGTTGTCAATCTACTTAGGGATTGTGGTTTGTATGTTGCAGCATATGCAGATTACTTGAGCACTTGTGGATTGGTTCCACAAATAACTTTTGATGCTAATTTACTCCATCAAAGATATGGTGCCCTCCTTTGGGACTATGTTATGCGGAAGTTAGACGTTGATGCGATAAGCGACAATGAAGCACCTGCAAAGATTGTTAGGCAAATCACAGAATTAGATACTTATGTGAAGATAGTTTTAGAATAGTTTTCTGTTATACAGATTTTATTTTCAGCTTATTACTGAATTGATCATGGTTTTAAGTAACTTTTTTGATTTTGAATACATGAACGTCTACTTGTCTTAATGCAACGGTCACTCGGAATacattcaatttattttttaagaaattttacctcctatagcaaaggtttaCACCATATTTATTACAAAGTGAAAAAAATTACAGTAAAATTATTTgtgaaatacagtaaaatactctcaatacaaatacaaaatcaatgaatacaaccaatgaaatatacTCAATAAAGTAGTAATACCGTGTATTaggaataaataaaatacaatgaaatacagtaTTTATTATACATTGAATTCAAACAGGTATTTattaaacaaaatataaaaagtgAATAAAATTATTTTGTGAAATACTGTAAAATACTCTCAATGCTAATAcaaaatcaatgaatacaaccaatgaaatatacTCAATAAATCAATATTACCATGTATTAGGAATAAATAAAATACTGTGAATACAATACAAACTTGAATACATTGAACACGAATGTTAGATACAACAAAATACAAGCACTAGGTTTATTATGAAATATGCATGCAAAAGGTTACTATTACAGGTTGTATCCGGCATAAATACATGATGTATTCATATACAGAAAAtcgaatttcaaaatatttctgTAGATACTTGTATCAATTTCGAGCAGAACCTCGAACAATGTAAGGAaaaaaaactcgaactgtatcaGAAAAAAAAGGGAGGGACTGAAACTCTAAAGAATGCTCTGTTTTTTGGTGTTTAGCGTTTGATAAATCTTCTCATTAATTGGATTGATAATATTGCGTGTTATAATTGATTTagtgagttatattaggagtgtatcccGTTAAATTAGCAACTTTCTGTTATTAAATAACTGGAGAGACCTATTATTACGTtgattgtcgttactgtattcatgaatacatgtcacaaatacatgtgaatacaatGGCTGGCAGCTGGACTGCCCTATTTTTTAGCCAATTTTTGctaatgtattcatgaatacaatagctcgAATACATCGAATACATTACCATAACAACTGAAAGGTAGGTAcgggaagtaattatgtatatggtagttataaaaagttaatagccactaaacaataatcatttctgaaaattcctctacTTGGTTTAAGAATGTATATACTTTTTGTGGCCCAATTTATGTGAgatcctttcctttttaatccgTCACAAAAAGaatgttatttttttatatttagaaataatttaatttaaaattcatatTCACCCTTAATGAGGTAATTTATAACCACACAGATATCTAAGATTTGTTTTAgaccataaattttaaaagttttcactTATTTTTTAAACTTCACGCCAAGATATATAATACCAGATAAATTGGGATGGAGAGAATAAAAGCTTGTTGCTAGAAAAAATAGTAGGAGTAATAAATAAATCATCATGTTGAAACTATTGCATCTACTATAATACCATAATACTTACATGCCAAAATTATTTTGGACCTTAATAAACACATTTGGTAGTGCTTATAATATAAGCAAATTACTTCAGGAGGCATAGTCGCCTATGTGAAGCTTAAAGAGAACTTGAAACGCCCTGACCTTGTTGTAAATATCGCCTACAGAGTACAGATATTGTAGTTACCTTTCTGCTTCCCGGTtccaattattattttcttttcagtCTTAAAAAGATGAtatcttttttttatattttaaaataatttaattttttattttttattttacatttattGACATGATTGCATAGGCAGAAAAATATCATAAGTTATGATTAATTCTATTTGaaaacataacaataaatatatcacgacccattttctgaacaagccgtGACCGACACccgatcactaaacatgaccgagcgaaccatctgcgcttatcaaatctattataactttAAACTTTATATGCAACCAGTCAATACTTTAAtcaaatacttttaattaatttaaatatctaaaataaaccaactccaaaactttattcgtaTTAACCACTAAAATAttgctaagttattatcaaaaacatctgaatcttaacccaacgACTGTGTCTATGAAGTCTATACTGATAAACTTACGCAACGCtcaagatgtcacgacccaatttcacctataggtcgtgatggcgcccaacaccacagctaggcaagccaactaataaatcaaacgtacattggttaaacttttattccaaaaaaataataaaataccaacttctaccaatgtgtgtgccaagacccggtgtcacaagtgcatgagtatctagtagattatacaaaactccaaatactgtttgaaatgaaatagacagaatataaatataagaagagacactggtagctgcagaacggctcagaaaggcagctcaccattatgcctcgggatgatgtgggtatgtgatgataggtcctccactagtacctgtctcagactgcacaaaaagtgcagcaagtgtagtatgagtacgtaaacaacatgtacccagtaagtatcaagcctaatctcaaagtggtagagacgagatggccgactttgacgcTCACAATGGGTCAATaacaataactgaaataaaactagaatatttaaatcatcatgatttacagaatttacaataatttgtttaatcagcagagataatcaaattccttcaaatgtaacaattctcaatatattaattaaattctctCAATTAAAAtagtttccaatttatcaattaaatctcatttacaggagtaacaattaattccataaacaagcaagaataataattcattaaattccaaggattttttaatttattaaatagcTTCtaaagctgaaataaattattaaagtatcgtgtaattattattattaagcacgatttctgccgaggacgtacggcccgatccagagtgtcgtgtacactgccgagggacgtgcggcgcgatccatagatgcatctatcctgccgaggcgttcggcccgctccacaagaaaggaggatattttcttatgtgcctccggaaggacagtatgtttattataagataaatttgggaggagaacaattttttttgataattaattgatttaaatataaatcaagcctatgagattttcatcctttaatatctttatcaaacaattcacaatatattcatatatatcaattaatattaattaatcaaagaatacaatttacacaagtaatacatgctttgagtcctaaattacccggactttagcattaatagtagctacgcacggactctcgtcacctcgtgcatacgtagcccccacaattagcaataattatttaatcttaatcacctatgaggtaatttccccctcataagattagacaagagacttacctcgtcttgctccaatttaatccactataaggccttttccacgattattcaactccgtctggctcgaatctagccaaaataattcgatacaatcactaaatattataggaatcaattctataagaaaatactacattttaaagaaaagatccgaaattaattaaaaattcgctcgcgggacccacatctcggaatccggcgaaagttataaaatccgacaacccattcaattatgagtccaaccataccagtttcactcaaatccgactccgaatcaacaccgaaatctcaaaatttcgtttctatgagatttctaaacttttccaaattttaatctcaaaacactaattaaattgtgaaaacaatgatatattcgtgtatattgatcaaatccgagttagaatcacttaccccaaatgtctttccttgaaaatctgtcaaaaattgcctcttttcaagctcaagtttgtcaaaaatggcaaatgggttgatgcctctgtttttataacttacagatctgcccagttcgatcttgggagctcgatcttgggagctcgatctcgggagctcgttttcgggagctcgatctcgggagctcgatattgggagctcgatctcgggagttcgttctcgggagctcgatctcgagAGTTcgttctcgggagctcgatcttgggagctcgatctcgggagctcgttctcGGGAGCTCGTTCTTGGGAGAGCTCGATTCTCGGGAGCTCGTTCTCGGGAGCTCGTTCTTAGGagttcgatctcgggagctcgttctcgggagctcgttctcgggagttcgatctcgggagctcgattttgtcaggggtTCGATTTTTGTCAGGCagctcgattttgacaggcagcccgattttgacagcatttccagcagaaaaattgcagcagcttttgcagcacCTAAGTCttacttttgatccgttaaccatccgaaactcacccgaagccctcgggacctcaacccaaaataccaacaagtcctaaaacatcatacaaacttatttgaaacttcaaatcacatcaaacaatgctaaaatcatgaatcatactccaattcaagcttaatgaaacttagaattttcaacttctacattcgatgtcggaacctatcaaatcaactccgattgacctcaaattttacacacaagtcataaattacataatggagctatgaaaattttcgcaactagattccgactccggtatcaaaaagtcaactcccaggtcaaactttcaaactttaaaactttaaattcctattttagtcatttcaagcctaatttcactacagacttccaaataaaattccgatcacgctcctaagtccaaaatcaccatacggagctgttggaatcatcaaaattctataccggggtcgttttctcaaaatgttaaccgaagtcaaacttagcactttaaggccaacttaaggaaccaagtgttccggtttcacctcaaacacttccaaatcccgaaccaactatccccgcaagtcataaatcattacaagcacctacag is drawn from Nicotiana tabacum cultivar K326 chromosome 22, ASM71507v2, whole genome shotgun sequence and contains these coding sequences:
- the LOC107784718 gene encoding geraniol 8-hydroxylase-like, with the protein product MELHTILLLCISLFCWFFFKTYLHSKSRKLPPGPTGFPIIGSLLELGSKPNHSLANLAKIHGPLMTLKLGSVITIVASSPETAKEILQKHDKTLSARTVPDVITAQPNPEATLAWVTGDKWRNRRRICSTQMFTNQRLDSLQEIRHEKVAQLVNHMRKQCQSGAAVDVGHVAFATTLNLMSNTIFSIDLVDPEFETAQEFKDLVGTIMEDSVKPNLSDYFPIIRWLDLQGVKRHIKPAYLRLHEIFDQLIEKRVEDRASGMKKTGDFLDVLLDQCEEEGSGFDRQTIKPLILDLFLAGSDTSAITTEWAMAELLRNPQKLQKVREEILQQIGTERPVKESDIDKLPYLQAVVKEVLRLHPAAPLLLPHKAQEDTEIFGFIVPKNSQVLVNAWAIVRDPKYWEKPLEFLPERFIKSSVDYKGRDFEYIPFGAGRRICPGMPLAIRTVNLVLASIVQPFSWKLPKGMAPENLDMEEQFGLTLRKAIPLLAIPSMEEN